The following proteins come from a genomic window of Sphingobium cloacae:
- a CDS encoding SHOCT domain-containing protein has protein sequence MVDRFQQSNPNSRKFGPLPSAAMTVRHIVEEGVKRARSQQATTLGSSSADQLAIMADMLDRGLVSREEFEAEKSKILRQA, from the coding sequence ATGGTTGACCGTTTTCAACAGTCAAATCCGAATAGCCGAAAATTCGGCCCACTTCCATCGGCGGCAATGACGGTGCGTCATATCGTGGAAGAAGGCGTCAAGCGCGCCCGATCGCAGCAGGCGACGACCCTAGGGTCTTCCTCGGCCGACCAGTTGGCGATCATGGCGGATATGCTTGATCGGGGCCTTGTCAGCCGTGAAGAATTCGAAGCCGAGAAATCCAAAATCTTAAGGCAGGCCTAG
- a CDS encoding phage virion morphogenesis protein: MIGVQFKYEDVAEALRELSARLDDMTPVHEDIGEYVLETTKERFRKGIAPDGTPWAPKSAATLAAYLARGDGDRPDPLIGPSRRLSSEIQRIASPDSVEIGSSLEYSGAMQDGVRKGAFGTNSRGNPIPWGDIPARVWLGLSEEDESEIIDIADEYLAEAFEKRGFNTARL, translated from the coding sequence ATGATCGGCGTCCAGTTCAAATATGAGGACGTGGCCGAAGCGCTGCGCGAACTGTCGGCGCGCCTGGACGACATGACGCCCGTTCATGAGGACATCGGCGAATATGTCCTCGAAACGACGAAGGAACGCTTCCGCAAGGGGATCGCGCCGGACGGGACGCCATGGGCTCCCAAAAGCGCCGCGACGCTCGCCGCCTATCTCGCGCGGGGCGACGGCGACCGTCCCGATCCGCTGATCGGGCCTTCCAGGCGTCTGTCTTCGGAAATCCAGCGGATCGCCTCGCCCGACAGCGTGGAGATCGGGTCTTCGCTCGAATATTCCGGTGCGATGCAGGATGGTGTGCGAAAGGGCGCGTTCGGCACGAACAGCCGGGGCAATCCGATCCCGTGGGGCGATATCCCGGCCCGCGTCTGGCTGGGCCTGTCGGAGGAAGACGAAAGCGAGATCATCGACATTGCGGACGAATATCTGGCCGAGGCATTCGAAAAGCGCGGCTTCAATACCGCCCGCCTCTGA
- a CDS encoding gp436 family protein, whose translation MTYATLPMLVKRFGEQTLIQLTDRADPPAGEIDGSIVDQELGNTDAVINGYVGNRYRLPLNPLPDMVADLALSIAIYKLHVFAPDQKIKDDYERALKTLKDISDGVAKLDAAGVEPASSGANGVRFIDRERPLTPENLHGFI comes from the coding sequence ATGACCTACGCCACGCTCCCCATGCTGGTGAAACGGTTCGGCGAACAGACGCTGATCCAGCTGACCGATCGCGCCGATCCCCCGGCCGGGGAGATCGACGGGTCGATCGTCGACCAGGAACTGGGGAACACGGACGCCGTCATCAACGGCTATGTGGGCAACCGCTACCGCCTGCCGCTCAACCCGCTGCCCGACATGGTCGCCGACCTCGCGCTGTCGATCGCGATCTACAAGCTGCACGTCTTCGCGCCCGATCAGAAGATCAAGGACGATTACGAACGCGCCTTGAAGACGCTGAAGGATATCAGCGACGGCGTGGCGAAGCTGGACGCGGCGGGGGTGGAGCCTGCCTCTTCAGGGGCCAACGGCGTCCGGTTCATCGACCGGGAACGGCCGCTGACCCCTGAAAATCTGCACGGCTTCATCTGA
- a CDS encoding capsid protein, protein MDRPFVVDAVLTAISIGYKNPASAYIADIALPRMSVSAEKFKWTEYPLEEAFNVPDGRVGRRGRVQQLEFGGSEKTSSTEDFGFESPIPNSDIDAAREARNRGVSTFDPEGHAVMMLTDTLLNVREVRAAGIVHNPATYAAGRKVTLAGNSQFSDYANSDPIGVIKTGMDATLVLRPNTMVMGRAVWSKLSSHPKVVNAVKGNVADSGIVTIEQFTELLRGEGIQKVVVGDSWYNTAKPGQPVALSRAWGKHIAMYHLNPVANPEGGGVTFGYTAQYGTRIAGRILDTDVGLEGGVRIRTGERVKEVIAAQDVGYLIQNAVA, encoded by the coding sequence ATGGATCGTCCCTTTGTCGTAGACGCGGTTCTGACCGCCATTTCCATTGGCTACAAGAACCCGGCCAGCGCCTATATCGCTGACATCGCGCTGCCGCGCATGTCGGTCAGCGCCGAGAAGTTCAAGTGGACCGAATATCCGCTTGAGGAAGCCTTCAACGTGCCTGACGGGCGCGTCGGGCGTCGGGGCCGGGTGCAGCAGCTGGAGTTCGGCGGGTCCGAGAAAACCAGTTCGACCGAAGATTTCGGTTTCGAAAGCCCTATCCCGAACAGCGACATCGATGCCGCCCGCGAGGCGCGCAATCGCGGCGTTTCGACCTTCGACCCGGAAGGCCATGCGGTCATGATGCTGACCGATACGCTGCTCAATGTGCGCGAGGTTCGCGCGGCCGGGATCGTCCACAATCCCGCCACCTATGCCGCTGGGCGCAAGGTCACGCTGGCAGGCAACAGCCAGTTTTCCGACTATGCCAATTCCGATCCGATCGGCGTCATCAAGACGGGCATGGACGCGACACTGGTGTTGCGCCCCAACACGATGGTGATGGGCCGTGCCGTCTGGTCGAAGCTAAGTTCGCATCCCAAGGTTGTGAACGCGGTGAAGGGTAATGTCGCGGACAGCGGCATCGTCACGATCGAGCAGTTCACCGAACTGCTGCGCGGCGAGGGCATCCAGAAGGTCGTTGTCGGCGACAGCTGGTATAACACCGCCAAGCCCGGCCAGCCGGTGGCGCTGTCCCGCGCATGGGGCAAGCACATCGCCATGTATCACCTCAACCCGGTCGCCAACCCGGAAGGCGGCGGCGTGACGTTCGGCTACACCGCTCAGTATGGCACCCGCATCGCGGGCCGCATCCTGGACACGGACGTAGGTCTGGAAGGCGGCGTCCGCATCCGAACCGGCGAGCGCGTCAAGGAAGTGATCGCCGCCCAGGACGTGGGCTATCTCATCCAGAACGCGGTTGCCTGA
- a CDS encoding DUF2190 family protein, whose amino-acid sequence MSIPTFIRSYEAAAAIAAFRVVRFSDTANSSKVAAGAAAGQPLIGTTGKVGASAAGVMVDVFRAGINPVQLGGSVSAGDWLTSDANGKAIATTTVGNHVIGRAEQPGVADDIIDYFAAPGVF is encoded by the coding sequence ATGAGCATCCCCACTTTCATCCGGTCCTATGAGGCCGCTGCCGCCATCGCCGCCTTTCGCGTCGTCCGGTTCTCCGACACCGCCAATTCCTCGAAGGTCGCGGCCGGTGCCGCCGCAGGTCAGCCGCTGATCGGCACCACCGGCAAGGTCGGGGCCAGTGCGGCTGGCGTGATGGTCGATGTGTTCCGCGCCGGGATCAACCCGGTCCAGCTGGGCGGCTCCGTCAGTGCGGGCGACTGGCTGACCAGCGACGCCAACGGCAAGGCCATCGCCACCACGACAGTGGGCAATCATGTCATCGGGCGCGCCGAACAGCCGGGCGTGGCCGACGACATCATCGACTATTTCGCCGCACCCGGCGTGTTCTGA
- a CDS encoding phage protease has translation MTKPSTSIALCSAIALADAADAPEWIHLIPGAEIRTHDGRGPYRVTDMVALMANSLRDGDKLVLDENHATDLAAPRGEEAPARGWIVELQQRADGVWGRVEWTEAGRQKVKGKEYRGVSPVIGHRKDGTVTHILRASLVNQPNFQGLTALHQEKHMDFRAKLIEALGLDSEADDAAIIAALTAKLEKKGDDDKVALQSALGPIAMAVGLAATADATAVLAGVEKLKEDGGADGRVVALQSELAGVVGQLNGLRDERARDKAEGFVDAAIAAGRVGIKPLRDDYVSLHMENPERTEKQINAMPIVKGGATLTTSPGASAADTSDDPVQIAAHAAVYQKKQADAGITIDFAAAVAAVQEGRHK, from the coding sequence ATGACGAAGCCGTCCACTTCCATTGCGCTGTGTTCCGCGATCGCGCTGGCTGACGCCGCCGATGCGCCGGAATGGATACACCTCATCCCCGGCGCGGAAATCCGCACGCATGACGGGCGCGGTCCCTATCGCGTGACCGACATGGTCGCGCTGATGGCCAATTCCCTGCGCGACGGCGACAAGCTGGTCCTGGACGAAAACCACGCCACCGATCTGGCCGCGCCGCGCGGCGAGGAAGCCCCGGCGCGCGGCTGGATCGTCGAGCTTCAGCAGCGCGCCGATGGCGTCTGGGGACGGGTCGAATGGACCGAGGCCGGACGGCAGAAGGTCAAGGGCAAGGAATATCGCGGCGTTTCGCCGGTCATCGGCCACCGCAAGGACGGCACGGTCACGCACATCCTGCGCGCCAGCCTCGTCAACCAGCCGAATTTTCAGGGTCTGACGGCCCTTCATCAGGAGAAGCACATGGACTTTCGTGCAAAGCTGATCGAGGCGCTGGGCCTCGACAGCGAGGCCGATGACGCCGCGATCATCGCGGCGCTCACGGCAAAGCTGGAGAAGAAGGGCGACGACGACAAGGTTGCGCTTCAGTCGGCGTTGGGGCCGATCGCGATGGCGGTCGGGCTTGCCGCCACCGCCGACGCCACGGCCGTTCTGGCGGGCGTCGAGAAGCTGAAAGAGGATGGCGGCGCGGATGGCCGCGTCGTCGCGCTCCAGTCGGAACTGGCGGGCGTCGTCGGGCAGCTGAACGGCCTTCGCGACGAACGCGCCCGCGACAAGGCGGAAGGCTTCGTGGACGCCGCGATCGCGGCGGGCCGCGTCGGCATCAAGCCCCTGCGCGACGACTACGTCTCCCTTCACATGGAGAACCCCGAGCGCACGGAAAAGCAGATCAACGCCATGCCGATCGTCAAGGGCGGCGCGACGCTGACCACTTCGCCCGGAGCTTCCGCCGCCGACACAAGCGACGATCCCGTCCAGATCGCCGCCCATGCGGCCGTCTACCAGAAAAAGCAGGCGGACGCGGGCATCACCATCGATTTCGCTGCGGCAGTTGCAGCCGTGCAGGAGGGCCGCCACAAATGA
- a CDS encoding PBECR3 domain-containing polyvalent protein — MPDQPSAASGVLRRPFTEQVAFFRGKLGNLVPTERWDDLEREQHDTGFMVAGAAKADLLSDLAAAVDRTIAEGKGLESFRKDFRAIVERHGWHGWTGEDTKGGRAWRTRTIYRANASTSYSAGRYAQLVAGDFPLWVYRHGGSKEPRLEHLGFDGLYLPPSHDFWTIFYPPSDWGCSCYVLGARSERGARRLGGDPDKTLPEGWDRIDPRTGAPHGAGRNWDYAPGASVAPVVRATAEKIRHWDYRIAKGFMEGVPEAMRDSLAASYRSLPSVADDARGYARRVLGDIDGDIEPLRTLGLVGPQQADIIADTWTGDPLRPVDLYDFSMARDDILHIVKGHGDSSEELRGQRAITAEDYALLPLILNQPDRVEQAGRSRAGEPLLSFVKTINGEQFIARFAVRNKQRTLGLKTFFVRKGK, encoded by the coding sequence ATGCCTGACCAGCCCAGCGCCGCTTCCGGCGTCCTGCGCCGCCCCTTCACCGAACAGGTCGCCTTCTTCCGGGGCAAGCTCGGCAACCTCGTTCCGACCGAACGATGGGACGATCTGGAGCGCGAGCAGCATGACACCGGCTTCATGGTCGCCGGGGCGGCCAAGGCAGACCTGCTGAGCGATCTGGCCGCCGCCGTCGATCGCACGATCGCGGAGGGCAAGGGGCTCGAAAGTTTCCGAAAGGACTTCCGCGCCATCGTCGAACGCCATGGCTGGCATGGCTGGACCGGCGAGGACACGAAGGGCGGCCGGGCGTGGCGGACGCGGACGATCTACCGCGCCAACGCTTCGACCAGCTACAGCGCCGGGCGCTATGCCCAGCTGGTCGCGGGCGACTTCCCGTTGTGGGTCTACCGCCATGGCGGATCGAAGGAACCGCGCCTGGAGCATCTGGGCTTCGACGGGCTTTACCTGCCGCCCAGCCATGATTTCTGGACGATCTTCTATCCGCCGTCCGACTGGGGATGCAGCTGCTACGTCCTGGGCGCGAGGAGCGAACGGGGCGCGCGACGGCTGGGCGGCGATCCCGACAAGACGCTGCCGGAGGGATGGGATCGCATCGACCCGCGCACGGGCGCGCCCCATGGCGCGGGCCGCAACTGGGACTATGCTCCCGGCGCATCGGTCGCGCCGGTCGTCCGGGCGACGGCCGAGAAAATCCGTCACTGGGACTATCGCATCGCCAAGGGCTTCATGGAGGGAGTGCCCGAAGCGATGCGCGATTCGCTGGCGGCCAGCTATCGCTCGCTGCCTTCCGTGGCGGACGACGCGCGCGGCTATGCCCGACGCGTCCTGGGCGACATCGATGGCGATATCGAGCCGCTCCGGACGCTCGGCCTGGTCGGGCCGCAACAGGCGGACATTATCGCCGATACATGGACGGGCGATCCGTTGCGTCCGGTCGATCTCTATGATTTCTCCATGGCGCGGGACGATATCCTGCACATCGTCAAGGGCCATGGCGACAGCAGCGAGGAACTGCGCGGCCAGCGCGCGATCACGGCGGAGGATTATGCGTTGCTGCCGCTGATCCTGAACCAGCCGGACCGCGTGGAGCAGGCCGGGCGGTCCAGGGCGGGCGAACCGCTGCTCAGCTTCGTGAAGACGATCAACGGCGAGCAGTTCATCGCGCGCTTCGCCGTCCGCAACAAACAGCGGACCCTGGGCCTGAAGACGTTTTTCGTGCGGAAGGGGAAATGA
- a CDS encoding DUF7936 family protein, with protein MTYSWDFPALHVARSVDGQSNVVTDVDWMLTARDGEGHSASLAGRVGMAGPDPDIFTDFDSLTREQVQAWVEAQMGDDLDVLKARLDAMVAEMADPPVAILTPPWAAPAQPEPEN; from the coding sequence ATGACCTATTCGTGGGATTTCCCCGCGCTGCACGTCGCGCGGAGCGTCGACGGACAGAGCAATGTCGTCACCGATGTGGACTGGATGCTGACAGCCCGCGACGGGGAAGGCCATAGCGCCTCGCTCGCTGGCCGCGTGGGCATGGCCGGGCCGGACCCCGACATATTCACCGATTTCGACAGCCTGACGCGGGAACAGGTGCAGGCGTGGGTCGAGGCGCAAATGGGCGACGATCTGGACGTCCTGAAGGCGCGCCTGGACGCCATGGTGGCGGAGATGGCCGATCCACCCGTGGCGATCCTGACGCCGCCCTGGGCGGCACCGGCCCAGCCGGAGCCGGAAAACTAG
- a CDS encoding phage tail terminator protein yields MFGAVKERLEDIAALGGRIEPAASLSELMRRNQAPQVTPAAFILPLGLRGGRGEVATGIVRQPITEALGVVLFLRSAGDAKGGKSADALTPIRNEVIRRIVGWAPPSDWLADDTVGVFTLSRGEMVSLSAGLLIYQLDFAVDDQLRI; encoded by the coding sequence ATGTTCGGGGCGGTCAAGGAACGGCTGGAAGACATCGCGGCGCTGGGCGGGCGGATCGAACCGGCCGCCAGCCTTTCGGAACTGATGCGGCGCAACCAGGCGCCGCAGGTGACGCCCGCCGCCTTCATCCTCCCGCTCGGCCTGCGCGGCGGACGGGGCGAGGTGGCGACGGGGATCGTCCGCCAGCCGATCACCGAAGCGCTGGGCGTGGTGCTGTTCCTGCGTTCGGCCGGGGACGCCAAGGGCGGCAAGAGCGCCGACGCGCTCACGCCGATCCGCAATGAGGTGATCCGCCGGATCGTCGGATGGGCACCGCCCTCCGACTGGCTGGCGGACGATACGGTCGGCGTCTTCACCCTTTCCCGTGGGGAGATGGTCAGCCTGTCGGCCGGGCTGCTGATCTACCAACTCGATTTTGCTGTCGATGACCAATTGAGGATTTGA
- a CDS encoding coiled-coil domain-containing protein, translating into MTFKTSLIITGDGKVAKAEVDALRSSVEQLGNSAKGTAPAAQQLDAAIGALGKSSQQMVGQSAQLTGGLGNLSGAVLDGVSALSGLDQQTLQNVKSLGLMKDHAGLLAGALGGVLGLAITAGVALMTDYIASLADAEEGLDSVKFAADELGNAQKILGGVMDLTTGKINTQNNALIALARAQLIAANAQARSRQAEARSQMRDTGQMGWIEASLRGTFTPNTYWAKKMAGNSIGSIMGAVEKGGMSPDLAIQTLEKFNKAGALTDTAFAKAAAAVANFAVEGQNIEKLDAARKTLDGVATSVEKGIVLQAPKATRGLTAVIDREVALATAATASARAQAHLNDVKARAASIDKMAEGAAKDAALLQYRNDLTAATVAYTNAQKADNEARKSSSSAATAHAKAEREAAAEIVKAMKWVADTRAAAQGNVGKLAQEAQKQQQDWGKGLEGLASQVQAAWEELQTIGLSGPALAFANLNQEIEKGRKTALALGADAVAAEEMAENWRHLRTAGINQKSTMEKDAETAAILLDRVGALSAALAGLRGGGGILGDITGVLTSRDPIGAMLGMGGVGSLLGLMTKGGRDAYAEQGKIIAKHIEGIFGVSGKFAQTLAGALQHAGVGSLASDALLGRNGSAIGASIGGAMGGKLGEKFLEKGFEKLPKGLGSFAGPIGSIAGGLVGGIMGGLLKKTRWGTSVVTGQGSDDVAVGGNKAAYRSNADLAGTSIQSGLQSIADQLGADVGGYNVSIGQYKGKWRVSSTGRSGKLKGKYADVTDFGKEGAEDAIKFAIADAVKDGALLGLRASTQVLIQKGDDIEGQLQKAIRFEGVFAELKQRTDPTAYALEELGKKTASLKKLFEEAGASVEEYADLEKLLDMQRKDILDQASKDALDKLNERRELEIRLLTAQGKVAEAANAQREIELSQTKDELKQLMQQVQAEELAGQRRSMEITLLDAMGRKTEALTLRRQAELAALDASLRPLQRAIWYYQDAAGKVSAAKDALSAAYDRESASIRSTADRFRDFARAIGEFRASLFADVPGVDVYGMARARFDKTASLARLGNEASLGAFTGDAQSYLDAARNQAGSALDYARDVARVARAADQAQAGANGVASMADRQLAQMAASVKGLIDLNDNVTSVSQALADLKKAQAEADAAQAEMELLTNPVPALAEVNVNLTDIGDVIARLNATQADTKDLIAALRAEMQAALIAIASNTGESARIARRHDRGTTQAVTVEAA; encoded by the coding sequence ATGACGTTCAAGACATCGCTCATCATCACGGGCGACGGCAAGGTCGCCAAGGCCGAGGTCGATGCCCTGCGCTCCAGCGTGGAGCAGCTGGGCAACAGCGCCAAGGGTACGGCACCGGCCGCGCAGCAACTGGACGCCGCGATCGGGGCGCTGGGCAAATCCTCCCAGCAGATGGTCGGGCAGTCCGCGCAGCTGACGGGCGGACTGGGCAACCTCAGCGGGGCGGTCCTCGACGGCGTCAGCGCGCTGTCGGGGCTGGACCAGCAGACGCTCCAGAACGTCAAGTCCCTCGGCCTGATGAAGGACCATGCCGGTTTGCTGGCGGGCGCGCTGGGCGGGGTGCTGGGCCTGGCCATCACGGCGGGCGTCGCCCTGATGACCGATTATATCGCGAGCCTGGCCGACGCGGAGGAAGGTCTCGACAGCGTCAAGTTCGCCGCCGACGAACTGGGCAATGCGCAGAAGATTTTGGGCGGGGTCATGGATTTGACCACCGGCAAGATCAACACGCAGAACAACGCGCTGATCGCCCTGGCGCGCGCCCAGCTGATCGCCGCCAACGCCCAGGCCCGGAGCAGGCAGGCCGAAGCCCGCAGCCAGATGCGGGACACCGGCCAGATGGGCTGGATCGAAGCGAGCCTGCGGGGAACGTTCACGCCCAACACCTACTGGGCCAAGAAGATGGCCGGGAACAGCATCGGCAGCATCATGGGCGCGGTCGAGAAAGGCGGCATGTCTCCCGATCTGGCGATCCAGACGCTGGAGAAGTTCAACAAGGCCGGTGCGCTGACGGACACCGCCTTCGCCAAGGCAGCGGCGGCGGTCGCCAACTTCGCCGTCGAAGGGCAGAATATCGAGAAACTGGACGCGGCGCGCAAGACGCTGGACGGCGTCGCCACGTCCGTCGAGAAGGGCATCGTCCTGCAAGCGCCCAAGGCGACGCGGGGCCTCACCGCCGTCATCGACCGCGAAGTCGCGCTCGCCACCGCCGCGACCGCCTCCGCGCGGGCGCAGGCCCATCTCAACGACGTGAAGGCGCGGGCGGCCAGCATCGACAAGATGGCGGAGGGCGCGGCCAAGGACGCCGCCCTGCTCCAATATAGGAACGACCTCACCGCCGCGACCGTCGCCTATACCAACGCCCAGAAGGCCGATAACGAGGCGCGGAAATCCTCCTCCTCCGCCGCTACGGCCCATGCCAAGGCGGAGCGGGAAGCCGCCGCCGAAATCGTCAAGGCGATGAAATGGGTCGCCGACACCCGCGCCGCAGCGCAGGGCAATGTGGGGAAGCTCGCGCAGGAGGCGCAGAAACAACAGCAGGACTGGGGCAAGGGCCTGGAGGGGCTGGCGAGCCAAGTCCAGGCGGCTTGGGAGGAGTTGCAGACCATCGGGCTGTCCGGCCCGGCCCTCGCGTTCGCCAATCTTAATCAGGAGATCGAAAAAGGCCGCAAGACCGCGCTTGCGCTTGGCGCAGATGCCGTTGCGGCGGAAGAGATGGCTGAGAACTGGCGCCATCTGCGCACGGCCGGGATCAACCAGAAGTCCACGATGGAGAAGGACGCGGAGACGGCCGCGATCCTGCTCGACCGGGTCGGCGCGCTCTCGGCCGCGCTGGCGGGGCTGCGGGGCGGCGGCGGTATTCTGGGCGACATCACCGGGGTGCTGACGTCGCGCGATCCGATCGGCGCGATGCTGGGCATGGGCGGCGTCGGCAGCCTGCTGGGACTGATGACCAAGGGCGGGCGCGATGCCTATGCCGAGCAGGGCAAGATCATCGCGAAGCATATCGAAGGCATTTTCGGCGTGTCCGGCAAGTTCGCGCAGACGCTGGCGGGCGCGCTGCAACATGCGGGCGTCGGATCGCTGGCGAGCGACGCCCTGCTCGGCCGGAACGGCAGCGCGATCGGCGCGTCGATCGGTGGCGCGATGGGCGGGAAGCTGGGCGAGAAGTTCCTTGAAAAGGGCTTTGAGAAGCTCCCCAAGGGGCTCGGTTCTTTCGCCGGACCGATCGGCTCCATCGCGGGCGGACTGGTCGGCGGGATTATGGGCGGCCTCCTCAAAAAGACGAGGTGGGGCACGTCGGTCGTCACCGGGCAGGGATCGGACGATGTGGCGGTGGGCGGCAACAAGGCCGCCTATCGGTCCAATGCCGATCTGGCCGGGACGTCGATCCAGAGCGGATTGCAGTCCATCGCCGACCAGCTGGGGGCCGATGTCGGCGGATATAATGTGTCGATCGGCCAGTATAAGGGCAAATGGCGCGTTTCCAGCACCGGCCGCAGCGGGAAGCTCAAGGGGAAATATGCCGATGTCACCGACTTCGGCAAGGAAGGCGCGGAAGACGCCATCAAGTTCGCCATCGCCGATGCGGTCAAGGACGGGGCGCTGCTGGGCCTGCGCGCCTCGACGCAGGTGCTGATCCAGAAGGGCGACGATATCGAAGGCCAGTTGCAGAAGGCGATCCGGTTCGAAGGCGTTTTCGCCGAACTGAAACAGCGCACCGATCCCACCGCCTATGCGCTGGAGGAACTGGGCAAGAAGACCGCCAGCCTGAAGAAGCTGTTCGAAGAAGCCGGGGCGTCGGTCGAGGAATATGCCGATCTGGAAAAGCTGCTCGACATGCAGCGCAAGGACATTCTCGATCAGGCGTCGAAGGATGCGCTGGACAAGCTCAACGAGCGGCGGGAACTGGAAATCCGCCTGCTGACCGCGCAAGGCAAGGTGGCGGAGGCCGCCAACGCGCAGCGCGAGATCGAACTGTCGCAGACCAAGGACGAACTCAAGCAGCTGATGCAACAGGTGCAGGCCGAGGAACTGGCGGGCCAGCGCCGGTCCATGGAGATCACGCTGCTGGACGCCATGGGCAGGAAGACCGAAGCCCTCACCCTGCGCCGTCAGGCCGAACTGGCCGCGCTGGACGCAAGCCTGCGTCCATTGCAGCGGGCGATCTGGTATTATCAGGACGCGGCGGGCAAGGTGAGCGCGGCCAAGGACGCCCTTTCGGCGGCCTATGACCGCGAGAGCGCCAGCATCCGGTCGACGGCCGACAGGTTCCGCGACTTCGCCCGCGCCATCGGCGAGTTTCGCGCCAGCCTCTTCGCGGACGTGCCCGGCGTCGACGTTTATGGCATGGCGCGGGCGCGCTTCGACAAGACGGCGAGCCTCGCGCGGCTGGGCAATGAAGCAAGCCTCGGCGCGTTCACCGGGGACGCGCAGTCCTATCTGGACGCCGCCCGCAACCAGGCCGGGTCCGCGCTCGACTATGCGCGGGACGTCGCCCGCGTGGCGCGCGCGGCCGACCAGGCGCAGGCCGGTGCTAACGGCGTCGCCTCCATGGCGGACCGCCAGCTTGCCCAGATGGCGGCCAGCGTGAAGGGGCTGATCGACCTCAACGACAATGTGACGTCCGTGTCGCAGGCGCTAGCCGACCTGAAGAAGGCGCAGGCGGAGGCCGATGCCGCGCAGGCGGAAATGGAACTGCTGACCAACCCGGTTCCCGCGCTGGCGGAGGTCAATGTCAACCTCACAGACATCGGCGATGTCATCGCGCGGCTGAACGCGACGCAGGCCGACACCAAGGACCTGATCGCGGCGCTGCGAGCCGAAATGCAGGCCGCGCTGATCGCCATCGCCAGCAACACCGGCGAAAGCGCGCGGATCGCCCGGCGCCACGACCGGGGCACCACGCAGGCGGTCACGGTGGAAGCGGCATGA